The following proteins come from a genomic window of Micromonospora echinofusca:
- the nuoL gene encoding NADH-quinone oxidoreductase subunit L, with protein sequence MGTILTNAPAEPVGTVAYATADGLLGSVWLLVAIPLVSAVVLLLLGRRADRWGHWLGVAAIGAAFVLGLTYFLQLRGLENKSVELSLWDFITVGDLRVDFGLLFDPLAAVFVLLITGVGFLIHLYAVEYMSHDAGRRRFFAYFNLFVAAMLLLVLGNNYVMLYFGWEGVGLASYLLISFWYERPSAATAGKKAFLMNRVGDAGLAIGIFIMFATLGTTQYDEVFNGVGSLTATTVLVLGLLLLLGATGKSGQFPLQAWLPDAMEGPTPVSALIHAATMVTAGVYLIARSNPIFSANSTLQLVVVSVGALTLLIGCVIGAAKDDIKRVLAWSTVSQIGYMFLGVGLGGGAYALAIIHLLAHGFFKANMFLGAGSVMHGMKDQVDIRRFGGLSKNMKITWLTFAAGWLAIIGIPPLSGYFSKEPIIASAFEREGWTAWLFGGAALLGAGLTAFYMTRLFVLTFHGPKRWTEDIEHPHESPKLMTIPLILLAIGSVVAGGLMAWNDGVASWLTPVLGEEPGGEAHGVLSHTVITILSILITILGAGLAWFLFRNGTATAPQPAGVLVTAARKNLYTDAFNEAVFEKPGIFLTRALVYLDNRGVDGLVNGLAAGIGGCSGRLRRLQTGFVRSYATSILTGALLVLAAFLAVEAGWLT encoded by the coding sequence GTGGGAACGATTCTGACGAACGCCCCGGCTGAGCCGGTGGGCACCGTCGCCTACGCGACGGCGGACGGGCTGCTGGGCAGCGTCTGGCTGCTGGTGGCGATCCCGCTGGTCAGCGCGGTGGTCCTGCTGCTGCTCGGCCGCCGGGCGGACCGCTGGGGGCACTGGCTCGGGGTGGCCGCCATCGGCGCCGCGTTCGTGCTGGGCCTGACCTACTTCCTCCAGCTCCGTGGGCTGGAGAACAAGTCGGTCGAGCTGAGCCTGTGGGACTTCATCACGGTCGGCGACCTGCGGGTGGACTTCGGTCTGCTCTTCGACCCGCTGGCCGCCGTCTTCGTGCTGCTGATCACCGGGGTGGGCTTCCTGATCCACCTCTACGCGGTCGAGTACATGTCGCACGACGCGGGGCGTAGGCGCTTCTTCGCCTACTTCAACCTGTTCGTCGCCGCCATGCTGCTGCTGGTGCTCGGCAACAACTACGTGATGCTCTACTTCGGCTGGGAGGGCGTCGGTCTGGCGTCGTACCTGCTGATTTCCTTCTGGTACGAGCGGCCCAGCGCCGCCACCGCCGGCAAGAAGGCGTTCCTGATGAACCGGGTCGGCGACGCCGGCCTGGCCATCGGCATCTTCATCATGTTCGCCACCCTCGGCACCACCCAGTACGACGAGGTCTTCAACGGGGTCGGCTCGCTGACCGCGACCACGGTGCTGGTGCTCGGCCTGCTGCTGCTGCTCGGCGCGACCGGCAAGTCCGGCCAGTTCCCGCTCCAGGCGTGGCTGCCGGACGCGATGGAGGGTCCGACCCCGGTGTCGGCGCTCATCCACGCCGCCACCATGGTCACCGCCGGCGTGTACCTGATCGCCCGGTCGAACCCGATCTTCTCGGCCAACTCCACGCTCCAGCTCGTCGTGGTGAGCGTCGGTGCGCTGACGCTGCTGATCGGCTGCGTCATCGGCGCGGCCAAGGACGACATCAAGCGGGTGCTGGCCTGGTCGACGGTGAGCCAGATCGGCTACATGTTCCTCGGCGTCGGCCTGGGTGGAGGCGCCTACGCGCTGGCGATCATCCACCTGCTGGCGCACGGCTTCTTCAAGGCCAACATGTTCCTCGGCGCCGGCTCGGTCATGCACGGCATGAAGGACCAGGTCGACATCCGCCGATTCGGCGGTCTCTCGAAGAACATGAAGATCACGTGGCTGACCTTCGCGGCCGGCTGGCTGGCGATCATCGGCATCCCGCCGCTCTCCGGCTACTTCTCGAAGGAGCCGATCATCGCGAGCGCCTTCGAGCGGGAGGGCTGGACTGCCTGGCTCTTCGGCGGCGCGGCGCTGCTCGGTGCCGGACTGACCGCCTTCTACATGACCCGGCTCTTCGTGCTCACCTTCCACGGGCCGAAGCGCTGGACGGAGGACATCGAGCACCCGCACGAGTCGCCGAAGCTGATGACGATCCCGCTCATCCTCCTGGCGATCGGGTCCGTGGTGGCCGGTGGGCTGATGGCCTGGAACGACGGAGTCGCCTCCTGGTTGACGCCCGTGCTCGGGGAGGAGCCCGGCGGCGAGGCGCACGGCGTCCTCTCCCACACGGTGATCACGATCCTGTCGATCCTGATCACCATCCTCGGCGCGGGTCTGGCCTGGTTCCTCTTCCGCAACGGCACGGCCACCGCGCCGCAGCCGGCCGGCGTGCTGGTCACCGCCGCCCGGAAGAATCTCTACACCGACGCGTTCAACGAGGCGGTCTTCGAGAAGCCGGGCATCTTCCTCACCCGGGCGCTGGTCTACCTGGACAACCGGGGCGTCGACGGGCTGGTCAACGGTCTGGCGGCGGGCATCGGGGGTTGCTCGGGCCGGCTCCGGCGGCTCCAGACGGGCTTCGTCCGGTCGTACGCCACCTCGATCCTGACCGGCGCGCTGCTGGTCCTGGCGGCGTTCCTGGCCGTCGAGGCGGGGTGGCTGACGTGA
- the nuoK gene encoding NADH-quinone oxidoreductase subunit NuoK, whose translation MTPDYYLVLAAVLFTIGAVGVLIRRNAIVLFMCVELMLNAANLTLVTFSRINGDLNGQIMAFFVMVVAAAEVVVGLAIIMAIFRTRRSASVDDANLLKY comes from the coding sequence ATGACCCCCGACTACTACCTGGTACTGGCCGCGGTGCTGTTCACCATCGGCGCGGTCGGCGTGCTCATCCGGCGCAACGCGATCGTGCTGTTCATGTGCGTCGAGCTGATGCTCAACGCGGCCAACCTGACCCTGGTCACCTTCAGCCGGATCAACGGTGACCTCAACGGACAGATCATGGCGTTCTTCGTGATGGTGGTGGCGGCGGCCGAGGTCGTGGTCGGGCTCGCGATCATCATGGCGATCTTCCGGACCCGGCGCTCCGCGAGCGTCGACGACGCCAACCTGCTGAAGTACTGA
- a CDS encoding NADH-quinone oxidoreductase subunit J: protein MTTQTVLAAAGGVSGGEQVTFWILAPLALIGAIGMVAARNAVHSALWLVLTMLCLGVFYVLQAGPFIGMVQIIVYTGAIMMLFLFVLMLVGRDASDSLIETLRGQRVAAVVLGLGFAGLVGGGLWRALEGTTAVGLEQANAEGNVQGIARLLFTKYVFAFELTSALLITAAVGAMVLAHIERRKEDKLDQPKTMRARFAPGNYPGPKPGPGVYATSSSVATPARLPDGRLTDRSTPDILPVRELTAQETTLKGTDK from the coding sequence ATGACCACGCAGACGGTGCTCGCCGCGGCGGGCGGGGTCTCCGGTGGGGAGCAGGTGACCTTCTGGATCCTGGCCCCGCTGGCGCTGATCGGCGCGATCGGCATGGTCGCGGCGCGCAACGCGGTGCACTCGGCCCTGTGGCTGGTGCTGACGATGCTCTGCCTGGGCGTGTTCTACGTGCTCCAGGCCGGGCCGTTTATCGGCATGGTGCAGATCATCGTCTACACCGGCGCCATCATGATGCTGTTCCTCTTCGTGCTGATGCTGGTCGGCCGCGACGCCTCGGACTCGTTGATCGAGACGCTGCGGGGCCAGCGGGTGGCGGCGGTGGTGCTCGGGCTCGGCTTCGCCGGCCTGGTCGGCGGCGGGCTGTGGCGCGCGCTGGAGGGCACCACGGCGGTGGGCCTGGAGCAGGCGAACGCCGAGGGCAACGTGCAGGGCATCGCCCGGCTGCTCTTCACCAAGTACGTCTTCGCCTTCGAGCTGACCTCGGCGCTGCTCATCACGGCCGCGGTCGGCGCGATGGTGCTGGCTCACATCGAGCGGCGCAAGGAAGACAAGCTGGACCAGCCGAAGACGATGCGGGCGCGCTTCGCCCCGGGCAACTACCCGGGCCCGAAGCCCGGCCCGGGTGTCTACGCGACCTCCTCCTCCGTGGCCACCCCGGCCCGCCTGCCGGACGGCCGGCTGACCGATCGGAGCACCCCGGACATCCTGCCGGTGCGCGAGCTGACCGCCCAGGAGACCACCCTGAAGGGGACGGACAAATGA
- the nuoI gene encoding NADH-quinone oxidoreductase subunit NuoI → MGAITGTFKGFGVTFSHMFKKVITTDYPFKPPVSAPRYHGRHILNRHPDGLEKCIGCELCAWACPADAIYVEGGDNTDEQRFSPGERYASIYQINYARCIFCGLCIEACPTRSLTMSNEYELARDNRQDLIFTKEQLLAPLLPGMEQPPHPMRLGDSEKDYYVGALTNPGTSAGAEHSANNPGRYQVEEHPGVTFPGAEQHAQRAAAAKGDGA, encoded by the coding sequence GTGGGCGCGATCACCGGAACGTTCAAGGGCTTCGGTGTCACCTTCTCGCACATGTTCAAGAAGGTCATCACCACCGACTACCCGTTCAAGCCGCCGGTGTCGGCGCCGCGCTACCACGGGCGGCACATCCTCAACCGGCACCCGGACGGGCTGGAGAAGTGCATCGGCTGCGAGCTGTGCGCCTGGGCCTGCCCGGCCGACGCGATCTACGTCGAGGGCGGCGACAACACCGACGAGCAGCGCTTCTCGCCGGGTGAGCGGTACGCCAGCATCTACCAGATCAACTACGCCCGCTGCATCTTCTGCGGGCTCTGCATCGAGGCCTGCCCGACCCGTTCGCTCACCATGAGCAACGAGTACGAGCTGGCCCGGGACAACCGGCAGGATCTGATCTTCACGAAGGAGCAGCTGCTCGCGCCGCTGCTGCCGGGCATGGAGCAGCCGCCGCACCCGATGCGGCTGGGCGACAGCGAGAAGGACTACTACGTCGGCGCGCTGACCAACCCGGGCACCTCGGCCGGGGCGGAGCACTCGGCCAACAACCCGGGCCGGTACCAGGTGGAGGAACACCCCGGGGTGACCTTCCCCGGCGCCGAGCAGCACGCCCAGCGGGCGGCGGCCGCCAAGGGAGACGGAGCATGA
- the nuoH gene encoding NADH-quinone oxidoreductase subunit NuoH, with product MNAVYLAQDPTLADFGRDPWWLVLGKIVFAFVVAVLATLLGVWFERRVVGRMAVRPGPNQAGPFGLLQTLADGLKLAFKEDILPRTADKVVYFFAPVISVVCAVTALSVIPFGPMVSIFGHRTPLQVTDVSVAVLVVLAFSSLAVYGIVLGGWASGSTYPLLGGLRSAAQLVSYEVTMGLSVVAVFMTAGTMSTSGIVAAQGDGTRLNIGGFELPAPGWYAILLLPSFIMFFIAIVGETNRAPFDLPEAESELVAGFQTEYSSLKFALFMLSEYVAMVTMSAFTVTLFLGGWHAPWPITAFWAGANSGWWPMLWFFGKVVMLVFVFVWLRGTLPRLRYDQFMRFGWKVLLPINLVWIMVLAGLRSIEDWDSRGKLIAVGIPAGILLLATLLWPSRKPQPKPTVQEQVNDRPHGSFPLPPMDLQVPPSPRTRRVVAEREPANIAAGPDSREV from the coding sequence GTGAACGCGGTCTACCTGGCCCAGGATCCGACGCTGGCCGACTTCGGCCGGGACCCCTGGTGGCTGGTTCTCGGCAAGATCGTCTTCGCGTTCGTCGTCGCCGTGCTGGCCACGCTGCTCGGCGTCTGGTTCGAGCGCCGGGTCGTGGGCCGCATGGCGGTGCGGCCCGGCCCCAACCAGGCCGGTCCGTTCGGCCTGCTGCAGACCCTCGCCGACGGCCTGAAGCTGGCCTTCAAGGAGGACATCCTCCCGAGGACCGCCGACAAGGTCGTCTACTTCTTCGCCCCGGTGATCTCGGTGGTCTGCGCGGTCACCGCGCTGTCGGTGATCCCGTTCGGGCCGATGGTCAGCATCTTCGGGCACCGGACGCCGTTGCAGGTCACCGACGTGTCGGTGGCGGTGCTGGTGGTGTTGGCCTTCTCCTCGCTGGCCGTGTACGGCATCGTGCTCGGCGGCTGGGCCAGCGGCTCGACGTACCCACTGCTCGGCGGCCTGCGCTCCGCCGCCCAGCTGGTCTCGTACGAGGTCACGATGGGCCTGAGCGTCGTCGCGGTCTTCATGACCGCCGGCACCATGTCGACCAGCGGGATCGTCGCCGCCCAGGGCGACGGCACCCGGCTGAACATCGGGGGCTTCGAGCTTCCGGCCCCCGGCTGGTACGCGATCCTGCTGCTCCCCAGCTTCATCATGTTCTTCATCGCGATCGTCGGTGAGACGAACCGGGCGCCGTTCGACCTGCCCGAGGCGGAGTCGGAGCTGGTGGCGGGCTTCCAGACGGAGTACAGCTCGCTGAAGTTCGCCCTCTTCATGCTCAGCGAGTACGTCGCGATGGTCACGATGTCGGCGTTCACCGTGACGCTCTTCCTCGGTGGCTGGCACGCGCCGTGGCCGATCACCGCCTTCTGGGCGGGCGCCAACTCCGGCTGGTGGCCGATGCTGTGGTTCTTCGGCAAGGTCGTCATGCTGGTGTTCGTCTTCGTCTGGCTGCGGGGCACCCTGCCCCGGCTGCGCTACGACCAGTTCATGCGCTTCGGCTGGAAGGTCCTGCTCCCGATCAACCTGGTCTGGATCATGGTCCTGGCCGGCCTGCGCTCGATCGAGGACTGGGACTCGCGCGGCAAGCTGATCGCCGTCGGCATCCCCGCCGGCATCCTGCTGCTCGCCACGCTGCTCTGGCCGAGCCGCAAGCCGCAGCCGAAGCCGACGGTCCAGGAGCAGGTCAACGACCGGCCGCACGGCAGCTTCCCGCTGCCCCCGATGGACCTGCAGGTACCACCGAGCCCGCGCACGAGGCGCGTGGTCGCCGAGCGGGAACCGGCCAACATCGCCGCCGGCCCGGACTCCAGGGAGGTGTGA
- a CDS encoding NADH-quinone oxidoreductase subunit G, which produces MTDVAKQTETVTLTIDGVEVTAPKGALLIRVAEQLGTEIPRFCDHPLLAPAGACRQCLVEVEGQRKPVASCTQTVADGMVVRTQLTSPVAKKAQEGVMELLLLNHPLDCPMCDKGGECPLQNQAMSTGRADSRFHEHKREYPKPLPISTQVLLDRERCVLCQRCTRFSEEIAGDKFIDLMGRSSAEEINIYRDEDYGVDVGAGCPGADEADSGDVPFNSYFSGNTVQICPVGALTGTQYRFRARPFDLVSTPSVCEHCSAGCAQRTDWRRGKVLRRLAGDDPAVNEEWNCDKGRWGFQYTRAFDRLTTPLVRDAQTGELREAAWSEALTVAAEGLRAAREGGRGTAVLTGGRLTVEDAYAYAKFARVALNTNDIDFRARPVSREETDFLASSVAGVTDVTYADVEKAPAVVLVGLEPEEECPILFLRLRKAYLKKKLTVYAIAPFATRGLEKLGAKLARVVPGEEATVLAEHATVAEALGAEGAILIVGERLASVPGGLSAAADVARRTGAKLAWVPRRAGDRGAVDAGCLPNLLPGGRLVNEPAARAELGEAWDIPAGVIPSQAGRDTDGILAAAAGGQLGALVVAGVDPADLADPRLAEKALDEVPFLVSLELRMSAVARRADVVLPVAPVAEKAGSFLDWEGRLRTFEAVLHTAAMTDGRVLDALAAQLDVQLGTGDVLSVRRELGALPRTRTDRPAAPSVAPATVREPGAGEAVLATWHQLIDLGSLTDGDEYLAGTARPPVVRLGKGTAEALGVADGDPVTVGTDRGALTLPAAITEMPDGVVWLPTNSPGSTVRRSLGATSGAFVRISAAAVAADAADRPGPLLNAGGVQQ; this is translated from the coding sequence GTGACCGACGTAGCGAAGCAGACCGAGACCGTCACGCTCACCATCGACGGCGTCGAGGTCACCGCCCCCAAGGGGGCGCTGCTGATCCGGGTCGCCGAGCAGTTGGGCACCGAGATCCCCCGGTTCTGCGACCACCCGCTGCTGGCCCCGGCCGGCGCGTGCCGGCAGTGCCTGGTCGAGGTGGAGGGGCAGCGCAAGCCCGTCGCCTCCTGCACCCAGACCGTCGCAGACGGCATGGTGGTGCGTACCCAGCTCACCTCCCCGGTCGCCAAGAAGGCGCAGGAGGGGGTCATGGAGCTGCTGCTGCTCAACCACCCGCTCGACTGCCCGATGTGCGACAAGGGCGGCGAGTGCCCGCTGCAGAACCAGGCGATGTCCACCGGGCGCGCCGACTCGCGGTTCCACGAGCACAAGCGGGAGTACCCGAAGCCGCTGCCGATCAGCACGCAGGTGCTGCTCGACCGCGAGCGCTGCGTGCTCTGCCAGCGCTGCACCCGGTTCTCCGAGGAGATCGCCGGCGACAAGTTCATCGACCTGATGGGCCGGTCGTCCGCCGAGGAGATCAACATCTACCGGGACGAGGACTACGGCGTGGACGTGGGCGCGGGCTGCCCCGGCGCCGACGAGGCCGACTCCGGCGACGTGCCCTTTAACTCGTACTTCTCCGGCAACACGGTGCAGATCTGCCCGGTCGGCGCGCTGACCGGCACCCAGTACCGGTTCCGGGCCCGCCCGTTCGACCTGGTCTCCACCCCCAGCGTCTGCGAGCACTGCTCGGCGGGGTGCGCCCAGCGCACCGACTGGCGGCGGGGCAAGGTGCTGCGCCGGCTGGCCGGCGACGACCCGGCGGTGAACGAGGAGTGGAACTGCGACAAGGGGCGGTGGGGCTTCCAGTACACCCGCGCCTTCGACCGGCTCACCACCCCGCTGGTCCGCGACGCGCAGACCGGTGAGCTGCGTGAGGCGGCGTGGAGCGAGGCGCTGACCGTCGCCGCCGAGGGCCTGCGCGCCGCGCGCGAAGGTGGGCGCGGCACGGCGGTGCTCACCGGCGGCCGGCTGACCGTCGAGGACGCCTACGCGTACGCGAAGTTCGCCCGGGTCGCGCTGAACACCAACGACATCGACTTCCGGGCCCGGCCGGTCTCCCGCGAGGAGACGGACTTCCTGGCCAGCTCGGTCGCCGGAGTCACCGATGTCACGTACGCCGACGTCGAGAAGGCGCCGGCGGTGGTGCTGGTCGGGTTGGAGCCGGAGGAGGAGTGCCCGATCCTCTTCCTGCGGCTGCGCAAGGCGTACCTGAAGAAGAAGCTGACGGTCTACGCGATCGCGCCGTTCGCCACCCGCGGCCTGGAGAAGCTCGGCGCCAAGCTGGCCCGGGTGGTGCCGGGCGAGGAGGCGACCGTGCTCGCCGAGCACGCCACCGTCGCCGAGGCGCTCGGCGCCGAGGGCGCGATCCTGATCGTCGGGGAGCGGCTGGCCAGCGTGCCGGGCGGCCTCTCCGCGGCGGCCGACGTGGCCCGGCGTACCGGTGCGAAGCTGGCCTGGGTGCCGCGGCGCGCGGGTGATCGCGGCGCGGTCGACGCGGGCTGCCTGCCCAACCTGCTGCCCGGTGGCCGCCTGGTCAACGAGCCGGCCGCGCGGGCCGAGCTGGGTGAGGCGTGGGACATCCCCGCCGGGGTGATCCCGAGCCAGGCCGGCCGCGACACCGACGGCATCCTCGCCGCCGCCGCCGGCGGTCAGCTCGGCGCGCTGGTGGTGGCCGGGGTCGACCCGGCCGACCTGGCCGACCCGCGGCTGGCCGAGAAGGCCCTGGACGAGGTGCCGTTCCTGGTGAGCCTGGAGCTGCGGATGAGCGCGGTGGCCCGCCGGGCCGACGTCGTCCTCCCCGTGGCGCCGGTGGCCGAGAAGGCCGGCAGCTTCCTGGACTGGGAGGGCCGGCTGCGCACCTTCGAGGCGGTGCTGCACACCGCCGCGATGACCGACGGCCGCGTGCTGGACGCGCTCGCCGCGCAGCTCGACGTGCAGCTCGGCACCGGCGACGTGCTCAGCGTCCGCCGCGAGCTGGGCGCGCTGCCCCGCACCCGTACGGACCGCCCCGCCGCCCCGTCGGTGGCGCCGGCCACGGTCCGGGAGCCGGGGGCCGGTGAGGCGGTGCTCGCCACCTGGCACCAGTTGATCGACCTGGGCAGCCTGACCGACGGCGACGAGTACCTCGCCGGTACCGCCCGCCCGCCGGTGGTCCGGCTGGGCAAGGGCACCGCGGAGGCGCTCGGCGTCGCCGACGGCGATCCGGTGACGGTGGGCACCGACCGCGGCGCGTTGACCCTGCCGGCGGCGATCACCGAGATGCCGGACGGCGTCGTCTGGCTGCCGACCAACTCGCCCGGTTCGACCGTGCGACGCAGCCTCGGCGCGACGTCCGGAGCGTTCGTGCGGATCTCCGCCGCCGCGGTCGCCGCCGACGCGGCGGACCGTCCGGGCCCGCTCCTCAACGCAGGGGGTGTACAGCAGTGA
- the nuoF gene encoding NADH-quinone oxidoreductase subunit NuoF, translating into MTTPRPETLAKLTPVLTKRWLSPDAWRIGTYEKLDGYAALRKALKAHPDDLIQLIKDSGLRGRGGAGFPTGLKWGFIPQGDGKPHYLVVNADEGEPGTCKDLPLMTHDPHALVEGVIIASYAIRANRAYIYIRGEAVHAARRLRNAVREATAKGYLGRNILGSGYDLELVVHSGAGAYICGEETALLDSLEGFRGQPRLRPPFPATHGLYASPTVVNNVGTIASVPYIVLGGADWWKTMGTEKSSGPMIYSLSGRIANPGQYECGMGVTLRELIELAGGMQPGHNLRFWTPGGSSTPLLTAEHLDVPLDFEGVAAAGSILGTTATQIFSDQDCPVYATYRWLEFYHHESCGKCTPCREGNYWMVRVYRRILAGQGTHEDLDTLLDTCDNILGRSFCGLGDGATSSVTSSLKYFKQDYLDYIEGRTAPKLSDKQLVGAH; encoded by the coding sequence GTGACCACTCCCCGGCCGGAGACCCTGGCCAAGCTGACGCCGGTACTCACCAAGCGCTGGCTGTCGCCGGACGCCTGGCGCATCGGCACCTACGAGAAGCTCGACGGCTACGCGGCCCTGCGCAAGGCGCTCAAGGCGCACCCGGACGACCTGATCCAGCTGATCAAGGACTCCGGCCTGCGCGGTCGCGGCGGCGCCGGCTTCCCGACCGGTCTCAAGTGGGGGTTCATCCCGCAGGGCGACGGCAAGCCGCACTACCTCGTGGTCAACGCCGACGAGGGGGAGCCGGGCACCTGCAAGGACCTCCCGCTGATGACGCACGACCCGCACGCCCTCGTCGAGGGCGTGATCATCGCGTCGTACGCGATCCGGGCCAACCGCGCCTACATCTACATCCGGGGCGAGGCGGTGCACGCCGCGCGCCGGCTGCGCAACGCCGTGCGGGAGGCGACCGCCAAGGGCTACCTCGGCCGCAACATCCTCGGCTCCGGGTACGACCTGGAGCTGGTGGTGCACTCGGGCGCCGGGGCGTACATCTGCGGCGAGGAGACCGCGCTGCTGGACTCGCTGGAGGGCTTCCGGGGCCAGCCCCGGCTGCGCCCGCCGTTCCCGGCCACCCACGGCCTGTACGCGAGCCCGACGGTGGTCAACAACGTCGGCACCATCGCCAGCGTGCCCTACATCGTGCTGGGCGGCGCCGACTGGTGGAAGACGATGGGCACGGAGAAGTCGTCCGGCCCGATGATCTACTCGCTCTCCGGCCGGATCGCCAACCCCGGCCAGTACGAGTGCGGCATGGGCGTCACCCTGCGGGAACTGATCGAGCTGGCCGGCGGCATGCAGCCCGGCCACAACCTGAGGTTCTGGACGCCGGGCGGCTCGTCGACGCCGCTGCTCACCGCCGAGCACCTGGACGTGCCGCTCGACTTCGAGGGGGTGGCGGCGGCCGGCTCGATCCTCGGCACCACGGCCACCCAGATCTTCTCCGACCAGGACTGCCCGGTCTACGCGACCTACCGGTGGCTGGAGTTCTACCACCACGAGTCGTGCGGCAAGTGCACCCCGTGCCGCGAGGGCAACTACTGGATGGTCCGGGTCTACCGGCGGATCCTCGCCGGTCAGGGCACCCACGAGGACCTGGACACCCTGCTGGACACCTGCGACAACATCCTCGGCCGCTCGTTCTGCGGCCTCGGTGACGGCGCCACCAGCTCGGTGACCTCGTCGCTGAAGTACTTCAAGCAGGACTACCTCGACTACATCGAGGGACGTACCGCGCCGAAGCTGTCGGACAAGCAGCTAGTGGGAGCGCACTGA
- the nuoE gene encoding NADH-quinone oxidoreductase subunit NuoE — protein MSVFTDETRERAREIIARYPADRSRSALLPLLHLVQAEEGYVSPAGVAFCAEVLGLNKAQVGAVATFYTMYKRRPTGDYLVSVCTNTMCNVLGGQEVYDTLAEHLGVGHDETTADGKITLEHAECLAACDYGPVMTVNYDFFDGVDPQTARGVVDELRAGGRPMPTRGARLCTLKEMAVQLAGFADEREGAVADGGPGEPTLRGLRLAQEHGISVPGFDPNTPIRSKAEADKAAAEAKARSEADKTAEAKAAAKPAGTAPAPSNGGAARPVTAGNAGTGEPATPAQAAGSTTRDVKAPDAKSPEVRTAETRQPDAATAVPDAPGTKVPVDGAPPAPRDAREAEAAGVAANAPAGDGKPAGDDAGAQERNLKEAEAGTSAGGAGSAVASETGVQK, from the coding sequence ATGAGTGTTTTCACTGACGAGACCCGCGAACGGGCACGGGAGATCATCGCCCGCTACCCGGCCGACCGGTCCCGGTCGGCGCTGCTGCCGCTGCTGCACCTGGTGCAGGCCGAGGAGGGCTACGTCTCCCCGGCCGGTGTGGCGTTCTGCGCCGAGGTGCTGGGCCTCAACAAGGCCCAGGTCGGGGCGGTCGCGACCTTCTACACCATGTACAAGCGCCGGCCGACCGGCGACTACCTGGTGAGCGTCTGCACCAACACCATGTGCAACGTGCTCGGCGGCCAGGAGGTCTACGACACCCTCGCCGAGCACCTCGGCGTGGGGCACGACGAGACGACCGCCGACGGGAAGATCACCCTGGAGCACGCCGAGTGCCTGGCGGCGTGCGACTACGGGCCCGTGATGACCGTCAACTACGACTTCTTCGACGGGGTCGACCCGCAGACCGCGCGCGGCGTGGTCGACGAGCTGCGCGCCGGTGGCCGGCCGATGCCGACCCGGGGCGCCCGGCTCTGCACCCTCAAGGAGATGGCGGTGCAGCTCGCCGGCTTCGCCGACGAGCGGGAGGGCGCGGTCGCCGACGGCGGGCCGGGCGAGCCCACCCTGCGGGGGCTGCGACTGGCGCAGGAGCACGGCATCTCGGTGCCGGGCTTCGACCCGAACACCCCGATCCGCAGCAAGGCCGAGGCCGACAAGGCCGCCGCCGAGGCGAAGGCCCGCAGCGAGGCGGACAAGACCGCCGAGGCGAAGGCCGCCGCGAAGCCGGCCGGCACCGCGCCGGCCCCGTCGAACGGTGGCGCCGCGCGCCCGGTTACCGCCGGCAACGCGGGCACCGGCGAGCCGGCGACCCCGGCGCAGGCGGCCGGCAGCACCACCCGCGACGTGAAGGCGCCGGACGCCAAGTCGCCCGAGGTGCGTACGGCCGAGACCCGGCAGCCCGACGCGGCGACCGCCGTGCCGGACGCCCCGGGCACCAAGGTTCCGGTGGACGGCGCCCCGCCGGCTCCCCGCGACGCGCGGGAGGCGGAGGCCGCCGGCGTGGCGGCCAACGCGCCGGCCGGCGACGGCAAGCCCGCCGGCGACGATGCCGGGGCGCAGGAGCGCAACCTCAAGGAAGCCGAGGCGGGGACGAGCGCCGGTGGCGCGGGCTCCGCCGTCGCGAGCGAGACGGGGGTCCAGAAGTGA